The following are from one region of the Endozoicomonas sp. 4G genome:
- the iscA gene encoding iron-sulfur cluster assembly protein IscA — translation MAITMTEAAARHVKNQLKKRGRGLGIRVGVRTSGCSGMAYVLEFVDETVKDELSFKSQGVNIYSDQKSLVYLDGTELDFVREGLNEGFQFNNPNASSECGCGESFNV, via the coding sequence ATGGCGATCACCATGACAGAAGCCGCAGCCCGGCATGTAAAGAATCAACTGAAGAAGCGTGGCAGGGGTCTCGGTATCCGTGTTGGTGTGAGAACTTCTGGCTGTTCGGGCATGGCTTATGTACTGGAGTTCGTCGATGAAACAGTAAAAGATGAACTGTCTTTTAAAAGTCAGGGTGTCAACATATACTCCGATCAAAAGAGCCTGGTCTATCTCGATGGCACCGAGCTTGATTTTGTCAGGGAAGGGTTAAACGAAGGCTTTCAGTTTAACAACCCCAATGCATCCAGCGAATGCGGTTGTGGTGAGAGCTTCAACGTCTGA
- the hscB gene encoding Fe-S protein assembly co-chaperone HscB, with translation MSGIVVDLTKNFFELFQLPVEFQVDQALLSERYRELQKLVHPDRFAGEGESQQRLAVQYAAFVNEGLETLKSPLDRALYLLELAGHPVDLENNTVMDTVFLMEQMELREAISDIREHQDPESELDRLIAQVDQSVMDYQNEFASLWQKGDKASLEQAAAVVQKMQFMVKLSGELEQLEAGLLDD, from the coding sequence ATGTCCGGTATCGTGGTCGACTTAACCAAGAATTTTTTCGAGCTATTTCAGTTGCCTGTCGAATTTCAGGTGGATCAGGCATTATTATCTGAGCGATATCGTGAATTACAGAAGCTGGTTCATCCTGACCGGTTTGCTGGCGAAGGTGAGTCGCAGCAGAGGCTGGCAGTTCAGTACGCCGCCTTCGTCAATGAAGGGCTCGAAACACTGAAGTCGCCTCTTGATCGCGCTCTTTACCTGCTGGAACTGGCAGGCCACCCTGTTGATCTTGAAAATAACACAGTGATGGATACGGTCTTCCTGATGGAACAGATGGAGCTGAGAGAAGCTATCAGCGACATTCGTGAGCATCAGGATCCTGAGTCAGAACTGGATCGACTGATAGCGCAGGTGGATCAATCGGTAATGGATTATCAAAACGAATTTGCCTCTCTTTGGCAAAAGGGCGATAAAGCTTCACTGGAGCAGGCTGCGGCTGTCGTTCAAAAAATGCAATTCATGGTGAAGCTGTCTGGTGAACTGGAACAGCTGGAAGCCGGGCTCCTGGACGATTGA
- the hscA gene encoding Fe-S protein assembly chaperone HscA translates to MALLQISEPGLAPEPHQQKRAVGIDLGTTNSLVATVRSGSVETLPDHDGRHILPSMVRYAEQGIEVGLQAKRHVIDDSLNTIVSVKRLMGRGLEDVNTLGEVMPYRFTQSESSMPLIATRRGAVSPVEVSAEILRSLAERASESLGGELDGAVITVPAYFDDAQRQATKDAAKLAGLHVYRLLNEPTAAAVAYGLDEGAEGVIAVFDLGGGTFDISVLRLRKGVFEVMATGGDTALGGDDFDKAVARWILASASVSEADLDSGSHRAVMIEACRVKEALTDSENVTVTFSGWQGELSRIQFNELVKPLITRTIRTFKRVLRDAGVKAADIHEIIMVGGSTRVPFVRESVAEFAGKQPLTSIDPDRVVAMGAAQQADVLAGNKSAEDMLLLDVIPLSLGLETMGGLMEKVIHRNSTIPVSRAQEFTTYKEGQTAMAIQVLQGERELVSDNRSLARFELRGIPPLPAGAAKIRVTFQVDADGLLDVSAEEMATGVKSSVQVKPSYGLSDDEIARMLKESMGSAAADRDARKLREQEVEAERLTEALATALEADGHELLSKNEFNRLVADLENLGVVKCSGDAEAIKLEIERISKASDEFAARRMNSGIRKALSGHKIDEFKES, encoded by the coding sequence ATGGCACTTCTTCAGATATCGGAGCCTGGACTGGCTCCCGAACCTCATCAGCAAAAACGTGCAGTAGGGATCGATCTGGGCACTACCAACTCTCTGGTAGCCACGGTTCGGTCTGGATCTGTGGAAACACTGCCCGATCACGATGGCAGGCATATCCTGCCCTCAATGGTTCGTTACGCAGAGCAGGGCATCGAAGTGGGATTGCAGGCGAAACGCCATGTGATAGACGATTCGCTGAACACCATTGTCTCAGTTAAACGACTGATGGGGCGTGGTCTGGAGGATGTCAATACGCTGGGCGAGGTGATGCCTTATCGCTTCACTCAGTCCGAAAGCAGTATGCCCCTGATAGCAACCCGCCGCGGGGCTGTCAGCCCGGTTGAAGTGTCTGCCGAAATTCTTCGCTCGCTGGCAGAGCGTGCCAGCGAAAGCCTTGGGGGCGAGTTGGATGGTGCAGTCATTACTGTCCCTGCCTATTTTGATGATGCTCAGCGTCAGGCCACTAAAGATGCCGCAAAGCTGGCCGGGTTGCACGTCTACCGTCTTTTGAATGAGCCTACTGCTGCAGCGGTTGCCTACGGCCTGGATGAGGGAGCTGAAGGGGTTATTGCGGTCTTTGATCTGGGTGGCGGTACGTTTGATATCTCTGTACTCAGGTTAAGGAAGGGAGTGTTTGAAGTCATGGCTACCGGCGGCGACACGGCACTGGGTGGGGATGATTTTGATAAAGCGGTTGCCCGCTGGATCCTGGCGAGTGCGTCTGTTTCTGAAGCGGATCTTGATAGTGGCAGTCACAGAGCCGTTATGATTGAAGCCTGCCGGGTTAAAGAGGCTTTGACTGACTCAGAGAATGTGACCGTCACCTTTTCCGGTTGGCAAGGTGAGCTGAGTCGTATTCAGTTCAACGAATTGGTAAAACCACTGATTACCAGAACGATCAGGACATTTAAGCGGGTTCTGCGTGATGCAGGTGTTAAGGCCGCTGATATTCATGAAATTATTATGGTAGGCGGCTCCACTCGTGTACCTTTTGTTCGTGAATCCGTGGCTGAATTTGCTGGCAAACAACCGTTGACGTCTATTGATCCAGACCGCGTCGTTGCCATGGGTGCCGCGCAACAGGCTGATGTACTGGCAGGCAATAAGTCAGCCGAAGATATGTTGCTGCTGGATGTTATTCCGCTGTCACTCGGTCTCGAGACCATGGGTGGGCTGATGGAAAAAGTCATTCACAGAAATAGCACCATTCCGGTCAGCAGGGCTCAAGAGTTCACCACTTACAAAGAGGGCCAGACGGCAATGGCCATCCAGGTTCTGCAAGGTGAGCGAGAGCTGGTAAGTGACAACCGTTCGCTGGCGCGCTTTGAGTTGCGGGGGATTCCGCCACTGCCTGCGGGCGCTGCCAAAATTCGTGTCACTTTCCAGGTAGATGCAGACGGTCTGCTGGATGTATCGGCGGAAGAAATGGCGACAGGTGTCAAAAGCAGTGTGCAGGTGAAGCCTTCTTATGGCCTGAGCGATGATGAAATCGCACGTATGCTGAAAGAGTCCATGGGCAGTGCCGCCGCAGATCGTGATGCTAGAAAACTCCGGGAGCAGGAGGTAGAGGCTGAGCGGCTGACAGAAGCCCTGGCTACGGCGCTTGAAGCCGACGGGCATGAACTGCTGAGTAAAAATGAATTTAACCGGCTGGTGGCTGATCTGGAAAACCTGGGTGTTGTGAAGTGTTCAGGTGACGCAGAGGCCATCAAGCTCGAAATTGAGCGTATCAGTAAGGCCAGTGATGAGTTTGCTGCCCGTCGTATGAATTCGGGTATACGAAAAGCACTCTCCGGCCATAAGATTGACGAATTCAAGGAGTCCTGA
- the fdx gene encoding ISC system 2Fe-2S type ferredoxin, with the protein MPQIVFLPHDEICPEGAVIEAEAGVTVCDAALAHGIEIEHACEKSCACTTCHVVVREGFDSMEEADELEEDLLDKAWGLEPESRLSCQAVVAEENLVVEIPRYTINQVSEKH; encoded by the coding sequence ATGCCGCAGATCGTATTTCTGCCCCACGATGAAATCTGTCCGGAAGGGGCTGTGATTGAGGCTGAAGCAGGCGTGACCGTATGTGATGCAGCTCTGGCTCATGGCATTGAAATTGAACATGCCTGCGAAAAGTCCTGCGCCTGTACGACCTGCCATGTGGTTGTTCGTGAAGGCTTTGACAGCATGGAAGAGGCTGATGAGCTGGAAGAAGATCTGCTCGATAAAGCCTGGGGCCTGGAGCCTGAATCCCGTTTAAGTTGTCAGGCGGTCGTGGCGGAAGAGAATCTGGTGGTAGAAATCCCCAGATACACCATTAATCAGGTGTCAGAGAAACATTGA
- the iscX gene encoding Fe-S cluster assembly protein IscX has product MKWTDIYDIAAELVDAHPDVDPTFVNFVDLRSWVMALEDFDDDPERCGEKLLEAIQAAWIEELE; this is encoded by the coding sequence ATGAAATGGACAGATATCTACGACATTGCTGCCGAGCTGGTGGATGCGCACCCGGATGTTGATCCAACATTTGTCAATTTTGTTGATCTGAGAAGCTGGGTGATGGCTCTGGAAGATTTTGATGATGATCCAGAGCGCTGTGGAGAAAAACTTCTGGAGGCTATTCAGGCAGCCTGGATTGAAGAGCTTGAATGA